A genomic segment from Streptomyces sp. NBC_00459 encodes:
- a CDS encoding cytochrome P450 yields the protein MDSRPHDRLDELQSDPYPHYARARDAEGLTFVPELDAWLVARDADVREVLRRAEDFSSEGALRPDVMPAPTALAVLGGGFGGRPVVVGVDGIRHQELRAPIVKGLSPARVAAVVPYAAERAAALVDAFMDGAPGEHKGGHVELMSAYARRLPGEVIGRIVGLDPADVPAVVHGGYRAEELLFRPLPEDEQIAVARDVVATQHILDRYARDRHTEPREDLCTDIVASVTAPDDGDGSAELTLDQRHEVVSHLQNLLIAGHLTTTALIGTTVLHLLRHPDQWELLCAEPDRIPAAVEEAARYDTALQGFRRVATRPVTLAGTELPAGASLFVAFGAANRDGDRHPGPDRFDITRTPVRHLAFGLGAHACPGSQLAREQLRLTLQELTSRLPGLRLAEEHAVTMRPTMIHRSPRSLHLTW from the coding sequence GTGGACAGTCGACCGCACGACAGACTCGACGAGTTGCAGAGCGACCCTTATCCGCACTACGCCCGCGCCCGCGACGCCGAAGGGCTGACCTTCGTCCCCGAACTCGACGCCTGGCTGGTCGCCCGGGACGCCGACGTACGCGAAGTGCTGCGCCGCGCCGAGGACTTCTCCTCGGAGGGTGCGCTGCGCCCCGACGTCATGCCGGCGCCCACCGCGCTCGCCGTGCTGGGCGGCGGCTTCGGCGGGCGGCCCGTCGTCGTCGGCGTGGACGGAATCCGGCACCAGGAGCTGCGAGCCCCGATCGTCAAGGGCCTCTCGCCCGCCCGGGTCGCCGCCGTCGTGCCGTACGCCGCCGAGCGTGCCGCCGCCCTCGTCGACGCGTTCATGGACGGTGCCCCCGGTGAACACAAGGGCGGGCACGTGGAGTTGATGTCCGCGTACGCCCGCCGTCTGCCCGGCGAGGTCATCGGCAGGATCGTCGGACTCGACCCCGCCGACGTTCCGGCCGTCGTGCACGGCGGGTACCGCGCCGAGGAACTCCTCTTCCGGCCGCTGCCGGAGGACGAGCAGATCGCCGTCGCCCGGGACGTGGTGGCGACCCAGCACATCCTCGACCGGTACGCCCGCGACCGGCACACCGAACCCCGCGAGGACCTGTGCACGGACATCGTCGCGTCCGTCACCGCCCCCGACGACGGTGACGGCAGCGCCGAACTCACCCTCGACCAGCGCCACGAGGTCGTCTCCCACCTCCAGAACCTGCTGATCGCCGGACACCTCACCACCACCGCGCTCATCGGCACCACGGTCCTCCATCTGCTCCGGCACCCGGACCAGTGGGAGCTGCTGTGCGCGGAACCGGACCGCATCCCGGCCGCCGTGGAGGAGGCCGCCCGCTACGACACGGCGCTCCAGGGATTCCGTCGCGTCGCCACCCGCCCGGTCACCCTCGCGGGCACCGAACTCCCCGCCGGGGCCTCGCTGTTCGTCGCCTTCGGTGCCGCCAACCGGGACGGTGACCGGCACCCGGGACCGGACCGGTTCGACATCACCCGCACCCCGGTCCGCCATCTGGCCTTCGGTCTCGGCGCCCACGCCTGTCCCGGCTCCCAGCTCGCCCGTGAACAACTCCGGCTCACGCTGCAGGAGTTGACCAGCCGTCTGCCGGGCCTGCGGCTGGCCGAGGAGCACGCGGTCACGATGCGCCCGACGATGATCCACCGCTCTCCGCGGAGCCTGCATCTGACCTGGTGA
- a CDS encoding SRPBCC family protein, whose product MVDFLLERTVPLPLDEAWGRLTEWPRHASVVPVTRVTVLTAPPTHEGTVFVARSGIGPLAFDDRMEVTVWRPPTADAPGLCRLEKRGRVVLGWAEIEVRPGPGGRSRVIWREEVRVRLLPSLFDRPLAGAARYVFGRAVNRLLRMG is encoded by the coding sequence GTGGTCGACTTCCTCCTAGAACGTACGGTGCCGCTCCCCCTCGACGAGGCCTGGGGCCGGCTCACGGAGTGGCCCCGCCACGCCTCCGTGGTCCCCGTGACCCGCGTCACGGTGCTCACCGCCCCGCCGACCCACGAGGGCACGGTGTTCGTCGCCCGCTCGGGGATCGGGCCTCTCGCCTTCGACGACCGTATGGAGGTCACCGTCTGGCGGCCCCCGACCGCGGACGCCCCGGGTCTGTGCCGCCTGGAGAAACGCGGCCGGGTCGTCCTGGGCTGGGCGGAGATCGAGGTGCGCCCGGGCCCGGGAGGCCGCTCGCGGGTGATCTGGCGCGAGGAGGTGCGCGTACGTCTGCTGCCGTCGCTGTTCGACCGTCCGCTGGCGGGGGCGGCGCGGTATGTGTTCGGGCGGGCGGTGAACCGGCTGCTGAGGATGGGGTGA
- the eccCb gene encoding type VII secretion protein EccCb, translating into MAGRRIALLVATDGYQDPGLSRLRAPARGATELKLLLEDRSIGRFEPVLELLNRPKDEIESAIEEVLSNRDPDDLVLLYFACHGIRNDADRLFFATLSTRLQRPHTTAVPAALLHQLLDECEARTKIVLLDCCYSGLFHRGSPMSPAPVDVETALAGRGTFVITASTALEYAYEGEHLTVDNSLSAPRFTAAVIEGLRSGLADQNRDGVITPEELYTYVHDTVINQAGPEQTPTKSGQCEGNVALAYAPWIDASAGPAARAAAEELTLGSLLPPPVETVDRGFICDAWEGASRLLVPVGRLENSTGGDPVCVDFSSRDGNAAVVGKLGSGKTTLLRSMIMSLALTHTPHEAEFYLLEGAVNRLGVLRSLPHVRTFAAPHEHSAVENALTAVKAVISTRRTLFRDLDIDSIESFRALRTTGRIEQGAASDVFLVVDGWLDFTWEVPGFVDTVHKLANTGLNYGVHLLVTARRWSDFSTDLRGLLGTRLELALDDPEESFFDPVLASGVAVGWALSRRRRFRVAVPRFDDGAGPVAARESLAETSESVRAGWAALQTRESTGALARLSAGRQGAVLTGLLGVENTASPNLSALRDRPAPEDRLRVPIGIGEDGQPVLLDLKESAHGGMGPHGLCVGATGSGKSELLRSIVLGLAVRHSAEEVAFVLADFKGSATFAPLADLPHISGVITGLEGDPLLVGRMGEAISGELARRQQLLRAAGLASVHEYQKARASREDLEPLPTLLLVIDEFSELLVAHPDFIDLFVQVGRVGRALGVHMLLASQRLEEGRLRGLEAHLSYRVGLRTFSAAESRAVLGYPDAYHLPPDPGAGFLRADTRDILTRFKASYVSAALPGTDGAEYVSLVDVVVGRLAGTEPGARRIWLPPLDASPSVESLLPARAANGRGRRRTGPPAPPFQPLRSVPFAVVDEPFHHRRGVLAMDLSGAEGHVLVVGGPQSGKSTAVTTLIVSIALTHEPTEAQFYCLDFGGGKLETLAGLPHVGGVSSRLAADRVRRTVADVARVLAEREEFFHVHGIDSIAAYRRRRRAGEWPDRPWADVFLVIDGWATFRTDFEALEPVVGDIAARGLNFGVHLLISAARYGEVRMAMRDRLLSTIELRLSDSSESEIDRRQALHVPLGVPGSGLSRAKLHFLTALPRLKDDTEAEFVGEATARLVDHVRENWPGPTAPPVRTLPDLVTLDELPGPDEAPGPALAIGIDEASLAPVFLDFSNDPFFLVYGESESGKSSFLRMLVRQLCARVSSDDATLLVVDYRRSLLGEVAEEYLVRYRPSPLGEEPGEYRLGYCPSGPSAAEVVEQVAHYLGDRMPGPDVTADQLRARSWYTGPDVYLLVDDYDLVATSSGNPLAPIMEFLPFARDLGLRVVLARSSGGAGRSQYEPFVQRLRELGAQGLVLSGDPAEGHLLQTVKPTRRPPGRGTLATRKGARGVQLGYVPPKSS; encoded by the coding sequence ATGGCGGGACGCCGGATCGCACTGCTCGTCGCGACTGACGGCTACCAGGATCCCGGGCTCAGCAGACTCAGGGCGCCGGCCCGCGGTGCCACCGAGCTGAAACTCCTGCTGGAGGACCGGTCGATCGGCCGCTTCGAGCCGGTGCTCGAACTGCTCAACCGGCCCAAGGACGAGATCGAGTCCGCGATCGAGGAAGTGCTCAGCAACCGCGACCCCGACGACCTCGTCCTGCTCTACTTCGCCTGTCACGGCATCCGCAACGACGCCGACCGCCTGTTCTTCGCCACGCTCAGCACGCGATTGCAGCGTCCGCACACCACCGCCGTCCCGGCCGCGCTGCTGCACCAGCTCCTCGACGAGTGCGAGGCCCGTACCAAGATCGTGCTGCTCGACTGCTGCTACAGCGGGCTCTTCCACCGGGGCTCCCCCATGTCGCCCGCCCCCGTGGACGTGGAGACGGCGCTCGCCGGGCGCGGCACGTTCGTCATCACGGCGTCCACGGCGCTGGAGTACGCGTACGAGGGCGAGCACCTCACCGTAGACAACAGCCTGTCGGCCCCGCGGTTCACCGCGGCCGTGATCGAGGGGCTGCGGAGCGGCCTCGCCGACCAGAACCGGGACGGGGTGATCACCCCGGAGGAGCTGTACACCTACGTCCACGACACGGTGATCAACCAGGCGGGGCCCGAGCAGACGCCGACCAAGTCGGGCCAGTGCGAGGGGAACGTCGCTCTCGCCTACGCGCCCTGGATCGACGCGTCCGCCGGACCCGCCGCCCGGGCCGCCGCCGAGGAACTCACCCTCGGCTCACTGCTGCCGCCGCCCGTGGAGACCGTCGACCGGGGTTTCATCTGCGATGCCTGGGAGGGCGCGTCCCGGCTGCTCGTGCCCGTCGGCCGGCTGGAGAACAGCACCGGCGGCGATCCCGTGTGCGTCGACTTCTCCAGCCGGGACGGCAACGCGGCGGTCGTCGGCAAACTGGGCAGCGGCAAGACCACTCTGCTGCGCTCCATGATCATGTCGCTGGCGCTGACCCACACCCCGCACGAGGCGGAGTTCTATCTGCTGGAGGGCGCGGTCAATCGGCTCGGGGTGCTGCGTTCGCTGCCGCATGTACGGACGTTCGCGGCGCCGCACGAGCACAGCGCCGTCGAGAACGCCCTCACTGCGGTCAAGGCCGTGATCTCCACCCGGCGCACCCTGTTCCGCGACCTCGACATCGACTCCATCGAGTCGTTCCGCGCGCTGCGCACGACGGGGCGGATCGAGCAGGGGGCGGCCAGCGACGTCTTTCTCGTCGTGGACGGCTGGCTCGACTTCACCTGGGAGGTTCCGGGGTTCGTGGACACGGTCCACAAGCTGGCCAACACCGGGCTGAACTACGGTGTCCACCTGCTGGTCACGGCCCGTCGCTGGAGCGACTTCAGCACCGATCTTCGGGGTCTGCTGGGGACCCGGCTCGAACTCGCCCTGGACGACCCGGAGGAGTCCTTCTTCGACCCCGTGCTGGCGTCGGGGGTCGCGGTCGGCTGGGCACTGTCGCGGCGTCGGCGGTTCCGGGTCGCGGTGCCGCGCTTCGACGACGGGGCGGGGCCGGTGGCGGCGCGCGAGTCGCTGGCCGAGACGTCGGAATCGGTACGGGCCGGGTGGGCGGCGCTCCAAACCCGGGAGAGCACCGGTGCGCTCGCCAGGCTTTCCGCCGGCCGCCAAGGAGCCGTCCTCACCGGCCTGTTGGGGGTCGAGAACACGGCTTCGCCGAATCTGTCCGCCCTGCGCGACCGGCCTGCTCCCGAGGACCGGCTGAGGGTGCCGATCGGGATCGGCGAGGACGGCCAGCCCGTGTTGCTCGACCTCAAGGAGAGCGCGCACGGGGGGATGGGCCCGCACGGACTGTGCGTGGGCGCGACCGGCTCCGGCAAGTCCGAGCTGCTGCGCTCGATCGTCCTGGGACTGGCCGTGCGCCATTCGGCGGAGGAAGTGGCCTTCGTGCTGGCCGACTTCAAGGGCAGCGCGACGTTCGCGCCGCTCGCGGACCTGCCCCACATCTCCGGAGTCATCACGGGACTGGAGGGCGATCCGCTGCTCGTGGGCCGGATGGGGGAGGCGATCAGCGGCGAACTGGCCCGGCGCCAGCAGCTGTTGCGGGCCGCGGGTCTGGCGAGCGTCCATGAGTACCAGAAGGCCCGCGCCTCCCGCGAGGACCTCGAACCCCTGCCGACGCTGCTGCTGGTGATCGACGAGTTCTCCGAACTCCTGGTCGCACACCCGGATTTCATCGATCTGTTCGTGCAGGTCGGCCGTGTCGGCCGGGCCCTGGGCGTGCACATGCTGCTGGCCTCGCAACGCCTGGAGGAAGGCAGACTGCGCGGGCTGGAGGCCCACCTGTCGTACCGCGTCGGGCTGCGCACCTTCTCGGCCGCCGAGTCCCGTGCGGTACTCGGTTATCCCGACGCCTACCATCTGCCGCCGGACCCGGGTGCCGGGTTCCTCAGGGCCGACACGAGAGACATACTGACCCGCTTCAAGGCCTCCTACGTGTCCGCCGCGCTACCGGGCACGGACGGCGCCGAGTACGTCTCGCTGGTGGACGTCGTCGTCGGCCGGTTGGCGGGGACCGAACCCGGGGCGCGCCGGATCTGGCTGCCGCCGCTGGACGCGTCGCCCTCGGTGGAGTCGTTGCTGCCGGCGAGGGCGGCCAACGGGCGGGGCAGACGGCGGACCGGCCCGCCCGCCCCGCCGTTCCAGCCGCTGCGGAGTGTCCCCTTCGCGGTGGTCGACGAGCCGTTCCACCACCGGCGCGGTGTGCTCGCCATGGACCTCTCCGGTGCCGAGGGCCACGTTCTCGTCGTCGGCGGTCCGCAGTCCGGCAAGTCGACCGCGGTCACCACCCTGATCGTCTCGATCGCCCTCACCCACGAGCCCACCGAAGCACAGTTCTACTGCCTCGACTTCGGCGGCGGAAAGCTGGAGACACTGGCCGGGCTGCCCCATGTGGGCGGCGTCTCCTCCCGGCTGGCCGCGGACCGGGTCCGGCGCACCGTCGCCGATGTGGCGAGGGTGCTGGCAGAGCGCGAGGAGTTCTTCCACGTCCACGGCATCGACTCGATCGCCGCCTACCGCCGTCGGCGGAGGGCGGGTGAGTGGCCGGACCGGCCCTGGGCGGACGTCTTCCTCGTCATCGACGGCTGGGCGACCTTCCGGACGGACTTCGAGGCACTCGAACCGGTCGTCGGCGACATCGCCGCGCGCGGCCTGAACTTCGGGGTGCACCTGCTGATCTCCGCGGCCCGCTACGGAGAGGTCCGCATGGCGATGCGCGATCGTCTGCTCAGCACGATCGAACTGCGTCTGAGCGACTCCTCGGAATCCGAGATCGACCGGCGTCAGGCTCTGCACGTCCCTCTGGGAGTTCCCGGCAGCGGTCTGTCCCGCGCCAAGCTGCACTTCCTGACCGCCCTGCCGAGGCTGAAGGACGACACCGAGGCAGAGTTCGTCGGCGAGGCGACAGCCCGGCTGGTCGACCACGTGCGTGAGAACTGGCCGGGGCCGACGGCTCCCCCGGTCCGCACCCTCCCGGACCTGGTCACCCTCGACGAACTGCCGGGCCCCGACGAAGCGCCCGGACCCGCCCTCGCCATCGGCATCGACGAGGCCAGCCTCGCCCCGGTGTTCCTCGACTTCTCCAACGACCCCTTCTTCCTCGTCTACGGTGAGTCCGAGTCGGGCAAGAGCTCGTTCCTGCGGATGCTGGTGCGTCAGCTCTGCGCACGGGTCTCGTCGGACGACGCCACCCTGCTCGTGGTCGACTACCGGCGGTCGCTGCTCGGCGAGGTGGCCGAGGAGTACCTGGTGCGTTACCGGCCGTCGCCGCTCGGCGAGGAGCCCGGGGAGTACCGGCTGGGCTACTGCCCTTCGGGGCCGTCGGCCGCCGAGGTGGTCGAACAGGTGGCCCACTACCTGGGCGACCGGATGCCCGGTCCCGATGTGACCGCCGACCAACTGCGCGCCCGGAGCTGGTACACGGGCCCGGATGTGTATCTGCTGGTCGACGACTACGACCTGGTCGCGACCAGCAGCGGCAACCCCCTTGCGCCGATCATGGAATTCCTCCCGTTCGCCCGCGACCTGGGCCTGCGTGTCGTGCTGGCGCGCAGCTCGGGCGGGGCCGGGCGATCGCAGTACGAACCCTTCGTCCAGCGGTTGAGGGAGCTCGGCGCGCAGGGCCTCGTCCTCTCCGGCGACCCCGCCGAGGGCCATCTCCTGCAAACGGTCAAACCGACCCGCCGACCGCCAGGACGGGGCACCCTGGCGACTCGCAAGGGCGCGCGGGGAGTCCAACTGGGCTACGTCCCGCCGAAGTCGTCCTGA
- a CDS encoding ABC transporter substrate-binding protein, whose protein sequence is MPGNRTRDRTSGRTRDRARDRTRKARRSRRAVVAAGLAVTLCAVLVSCSGPDGSTSAGGKVVLRYTWWGNPDRAARTQAAVDLFEKRYPDVDVQTSFAGYDAYKQKLATQAAGGDAPDVMQLDYRMIDQYASGGVLLDLGTQRTVLKTGEFEPGLLATGKLDGKQYAVPQGRGTETVVYDPTQWKEAGLQPPADASPGGWTWDQWADAMRVLKERTGKPGGTDPGQSEDAFEVWLRGQGRALYTENHELGFTAADLTRWWTFTDKLRREGVVSPAEQTTQLDGSVENTPLGRGKALSDMNWDAPASGYLALIPDGIALAPMPSGTDGTPGQYFKPSMFMGVAADTGSPEEAARLIDFMLNDREAAAILGATRGIPVNESIREEIAPKLKDFDKTIYAYQATLEGRLDTPPQAPPSGDSALQTTFQRDYDQVSYERMSPREAAQDYVTEAKAELRS, encoded by the coding sequence ATGCCCGGAAACAGGACACGGGACAGGACGAGCGGCAGGACACGGGACAGGGCGCGGGACAGGACGAGGAAGGCCCGACGGTCCCGCAGGGCGGTCGTCGCCGCAGGTCTCGCCGTCACCCTGTGCGCCGTACTCGTCTCCTGCTCCGGCCCGGACGGCTCGACGAGTGCGGGCGGCAAGGTCGTTCTGCGCTACACCTGGTGGGGCAACCCGGACCGAGCGGCCAGGACCCAGGCGGCGGTCGACCTCTTCGAGAAGAGGTATCCGGACGTCGATGTACAGACCTCGTTCGCCGGATACGACGCCTACAAGCAGAAGCTGGCGACCCAGGCGGCCGGCGGCGACGCCCCCGACGTCATGCAACTCGACTACCGGATGATCGACCAGTACGCCTCGGGAGGTGTCCTCCTCGACCTCGGTACGCAGCGAACCGTCCTGAAGACAGGGGAGTTCGAGCCCGGCCTGCTCGCCACCGGCAAACTGGACGGCAAGCAGTACGCCGTCCCGCAGGGACGCGGCACCGAGACCGTCGTCTACGACCCCACGCAGTGGAAGGAAGCGGGCCTCCAGCCGCCGGCCGACGCCTCGCCCGGTGGCTGGACCTGGGACCAGTGGGCCGACGCCATGCGGGTGCTGAAGGAGAGGACCGGCAAACCCGGCGGCACCGACCCCGGTCAGAGCGAGGACGCCTTCGAGGTCTGGCTGCGCGGCCAGGGCAGGGCCCTCTACACCGAGAACCATGAACTCGGCTTCACCGCCGCTGACTTGACCCGCTGGTGGACCTTCACCGACAAACTTCGCCGCGAAGGCGTCGTCTCGCCCGCCGAGCAGACCACCCAGCTCGACGGTTCGGTCGAGAACACCCCGCTCGGCCGCGGCAAGGCCCTGTCCGACATGAACTGGGACGCCCCGGCCAGCGGTTACCTCGCGCTGATCCCCGACGGCATCGCCCTCGCCCCCATGCCGTCGGGCACCGACGGCACCCCCGGCCAGTACTTCAAGCCCTCCATGTTCATGGGTGTCGCCGCCGACACCGGCAGCCCCGAAGAGGCCGCCCGGCTCATCGACTTCATGCTCAACGACCGCGAGGCCGCGGCGATCCTCGGCGCGACCCGGGGCATCCCCGTCAACGAGTCGATCCGCGAGGAAATCGCCCCGAAGCTCAAGGACTTCGACAAGACGATCTACGCCTACCAGGCCACCCTCGAAGGAAGGCTGGACACCCCGCCCCAGGCGCCCCCTTCGGGCGACAGCGCCCTGCAGACCACCTTCCAGCGCGACTACGACCAGGTGTCGTACGAGCGCATGTCGCCGCGCGAGGCGGCCCAGGACTACGTCACCGAGGCGAAGGCGGAGCTGAGGTCATGA